The Tenebrio molitor chromosome 2, icTenMoli1.1, whole genome shotgun sequence DNA segment CACCGACATAATTCACACGGGTGTAAAACGCAGTGCTAATATCCCACAATTAGACCGGAGACGTGAAACTGAAATTTGAGATGGAGATAAGATCGCTTCCTTCAGAGATTTTTCCGCGACGATTAAGTCTGCGGCGATGGCACCACGCTTAACTATTGCAATTCCATTTTAATGGACCCATTAGTTGAGTAATTGCGCTTATAAAAAGTCACACTTGCTCTTAATACGGCCAATAAAAAATTGGGTATGTGGGTCATATTTGCAAAAAGCGGACGACCAGATGAATGCGTTTGTGTTCTCGTCATTGATGAAAATTTATCacttaaattaaattcgtCCAGACCAAAATATGTATTCTAGTAGCaggttgtaaaaattttattggaatgAAGGCTACCTCGAGTACGGCAGTTGAAGTACatgcaaaatatttgtactTATTGGTTCTAAAAATAGGAGCGGTGTGGGTGGTACTAATTGATAATTTGCAAGTTTAGATCAATCTCTCACAATATTCAGTACATGTCGGAAATTTATTTGGGTCACTAGTGAACCAATCTCGACCAATCTCAGTCATTTTAGACAATAAACTGGATCTGGAACGATATCGATAGGTCCGACGATGTTAAAAAGTGTTTGTGTAATTTTTGGGATGACAGGTGCTGCagcaatttaaataattcgaGTAAATTGGTGAAGCCATAACTAAATTAAATGTCTTCGTTGTATCTGACCTATACACTTTACAAATAGTTGGattaatacaattattttttctgcCTACGCACATGTGCATCTAAAACACCAAAAAGTATCAGACTCAATAAGTGACACCTCGTCGATGCGACACCACATCAAAACTTATTGAAGATGGTTAACGGTTGCTGGAAACAGAAGGGCACTTTGATAAAATGCCTCGTCTTCTTGGTGACAGTGCTCATTATGATCCTAGTGGCAATCGCTATCGTTCTAGTGAATCGGAAAGAAGGTGAGTTCTTGATTGTGTGATTAGGAACTAACCAGTCGACCAACCAGATAACAACATTTGCAAATCGGAATCGTGCATCAGGCACTCGGCAGAAGTAATTCGATACGTGGACAAATCAGTGAGTCCTTGTGACGACTTCTACGCTTTCACTTGCGGACGCTACCTCAAACTGCGAAAGGAATCACCATTCGGGCCACTGACAGATGAACTCAACTTCATGATCGGAGAGATGGTCAAAGAGGGCGACTCCAGACCGTTCATAATGCAAAAATCGTTTTATCTCTCGTGCTCCAATCTGGGCGGAATCGAGATGGACGACGACGAAACAATCTTGGACCAGTTCTTCGGCTTGGGGGACTGGCCGGTGATGCGCGGGGCGAGCTGGGAAGGGATATACTTCGACTGGGTTGAAGTTGCAAAGAAAAGTAGAAGACTCGGAATGAAATTCGACTGGTTCCTAGATTTCACCATCTACGAAGACGTCAATGACACAGGACTGAACATCCTGAAAGTGAGTTGAAGTACCACCATTTTGGGGAAATACTTTTTGGTTTGACAGATCGACATTCCACCGGACTTGACACCGTTCAGATCATTCGAAGTGCACCTTCGCCAAAAACTCTTCACCAAAGTGGCTCTGATCTTAGGCGCCCCAGAAAGACTCGCCCATTACGAAACCGGAAGAACCATAGATTTCGAAAACGAACTGAGAAAGGTGAGTTGCGGTTGCATCGCAGACCAAGATGTGTCAATTGGTTTTAGCTTGCCGACGAGCACCGAAGCAAGAAGACACACTGGTACTCTTTGTCTTTGCCGAAAGTGACAATCAACGAAGTCCAAGAGCTTTGGCCCAATATCGCTTGGTTGGAACTGATCAACAACATAACTGGGACCAGAATGATCGGTTCTGACCACATCATCTTCGACGAAGTGATTGACTACGTGAAGGACTTGAACAAGTTTATCTATGGTACTCCGAAAAGGTAGTGTTGTGGAGACAGCCTGGACTCGGTGGTTAGATTGTGTTTTCAGGATCGTGGCGGACTATATGATGTGGAAGATAATCGAAGAAACGTGGCAGTACTTGTCCCAACCGGTGCGAGAGGTGTTCGAGCGGTACTACGAAGAAGCGGAAAGGCGGGAGCCGCAACTGGACCGAAGGAAATTTTGCATCAGCGAGAGCAGAAAACAGTGAGTCGGCGCAATTAACCGCGATTAACCTCTACCAGTGCGGACCTGCAGGTTTCCGTTGGTGGCGGAGTCGGAGTTCATCCGTCGCCACGTGTCCGACCAGAAGAGGCAACTGGTGACCGAGATGCTCTTCATAATTCGGAGCAAGTTCGTCAAACTGGTGAACGAATCTGCGTGGATGCCGAGGCCGCAAAGGCAAAAGGCGCTGTCCAAACTGAAGAAGTTGCAGTTCCTGGTTGGTGGTCCTCGAGAGGTCTTCGATAAGTTCGGATTCGCCGAGGATCTGGGCTTGTACGGGGTGAGAGTTGCGCTAATTGTGATAAAATGAGAATGATTCGAAGGTGTGACTGCAGTTCGTGTTCAAATCGACGAACGTAATCGACATGCTGACGGAGAGGAGGCTAAGATTTTACGACCACTATTACGGCTCGGCTAATAAGCTAGTCACAAACAAAACTACGGCATTTTACGAGAAGGTCGTTAATATAAGTAGATTTAGtgtaataaatgacaatactCTAGGTAAGTTGGACGGGGTTGCTCTGGTGGGGTACTAAAATCGGTCCCTTTAGTAATACCGGCAGAACTACTAAAAGATACAATTTATAATCCAAGTTTGCCTAATTACATCAACTACGCCACACTAGGCCGGATCTTGTCCCAAGAAATATTCCACTACGTCTTCAAAAACCACAACGAAACTGTCACGAATAACGagaaccacaacaactacaaCAGCTTGAGCGTCTCCGATGTTTTTGACCAAGCGGTCAAGTGCTTGATTAGGGAATCGTCGTATTTCCACAACTCGGAGGTAAATAACACATTGCGTGAAACTGTTAATACGTAAGAATTGATAGTTTAAGCGGCCCAAGAAGATGGGAGAAATGTTGGCACACTTCATCGCACCAGATGTCGCTTACGAAGCCTACAAAGAGTGGTCACTAATTTACCCGCAAGAATCTAAATTGCCAGCGTTGGAGTTTACTCCCGGCCAATTATTCTGGATTCACACCAGTAAATTGTCTTGTAACTACAAAATTTATTCGAAACACGACAGGGACTATTCTCGCTTTAAAGTTATCGGTCCGCTGAGGAATAACCGCAATTTCGGGAACGACTACAACTGCACAGCGGGTTTCAAGATGAGTCCCAAGAAAATATGTCGGATTTTGTAGGCACTTCTGTCAAATGCTTTTATATTGTGATAATAAAGAAGATGATAATTTTGTGATAATGGTTGTATTTGTTGGAACGTGAAGCGACTCGCATTCGACTGCCTCGAGAGCCATAAAGATGCAAACTTACGACACTCTTTCTCTCAAGCAACCCTCAGGAAATTTATAcaagataaaaaattaatgccATCGGAGTTTAACCAATGTCAAATGTAGAGTCATAACTTTGGCGTCTTTAAGATTAGAAACATGAAATTTTAGATTGTGAGTCGGTATTATTATTACGCCACCCCCAGCGGCATCAGCTACCCCCACATCAAAACCATACGTTATAAATAACGACTATGGAAAAGACATTCTTTTTagtacaaagtgatcaaaaagtaaacaaattagagcaggcgttgcaattattggtcatgtcgtagcggaatcctatgcaatccaatgcatgggcgtagacaatttgtgatctcaaacgctactttataataaatcataccgcatgaattttagacgttggaattatgaCTATCTGATAATGgggaaaatttataaaataaacaagagcaacattttacattcgtttcgatttcggcaaagtttacggacgtttcctgtaattctaagcaacaattatcccagaataagtggtaaaatgaattttttcattgtAAATAAA contains these protein-coding regions:
- the LOC138124954 gene encoding neprilysin-2-like, with translation MVNGCWKQKGTLIKCLVFLVTVLIMILVAIAIVLVNRKEDNNICKSESCIRHSAEVIRYVDKSVSPCDDFYAFTCGRYLKLRKESPFGPLTDELNFMIGEMVKEGDSRPFIMQKSFYLSCSNLGGIEMDDDETILDQFFGLGDWPVMRGASWEGIYFDWVEVAKKSRRLGMKFDWFLDFTIYEDVNDTGLNILKIDIPPDLTPFRSFEVHLRQKLFTKVALILGAPERLAHYETGRTIDFENELRKLADEHRSKKTHWYSLSLPKVTINEVQELWPNIAWLELINNITGTRMIGSDHIIFDEVIDYVKDLNKFIYGTPKRIVADYMMWKIIEETWQYLSQPVREVFERYYEEAERREPQLDRRKFCISESRKQFPLVAESEFIRRHVSDQKRQLVTEMLFIIRSKFVKLVNESAWMPRPQRQKALSKLKKLQFLVGGPREVFDKFGFAEDLGLYGFVFKSTNVIDMLTERRLRFYDHYYGSANKLVTNKTTAFYEKVVNISRFSVINDNTLVIPAELLKDTIYNPSLPNYINYATLGRILSQEIFHYVFKNHNETVTNNENHNNYNSLSVSDVFDQAVKCLIRESSYFHNSEFKRPKKMGEMLAHFIAPDVAYEAYKEWSLIYPQESKLPALEFTPGQLFWIHTSKLSCNYKIYSKHDRDYSRFKVIGPLRNNRNFGNDYNCTAGFKMSPKKICRIL